From the Huiozyma naganishii CBS 8797 chromosome 2, complete genome genome, one window contains:
- the KIC1 gene encoding putative serine/threonine protein kinase KIC1 (similar to Saccharomyces cerevisiae KIC1 (YHR102W); ancestral locus Anc_5.406): MMRKMVPEGATSNTGEHPTHTAVTSTRSAPKKKDDDINAAFRRTEVIGKGKFGVVYKGYNLRTKHVYAIKVLNLDSDEDEVEDVQREIQFLASLKQLPNVTRYYGSYLKNTSLWIIMEYCAGGSLRSLLRPGKIDEKYIGVIMRELLVALKFIHKDNIIHRDIKAANVLITNEGGVKLCDFGVAAQLNQRTLRRQTMAGTPYWMAPEVIMEGVYYDTKVDIWSLGITAYEISTGNPPYCDVEALRAMQLITKSKPPRLEGRNYTPLIKEFIALCLDEDPNERLSADELLKSKFIKAHKTTPTIVLKELITRYLLFRDKNNRESVIGVDDDNNKRQKQSETPVVAESSDNTENSQLDFKWDFDSLSSAEYILENNINVDAIPEENSEWVSEAHDQFNYAYPEEEQFSYYQTGNITKSFFQGTTIGEGIPTTMYHASTLNAPQQATNTGNYHSKPLPGTGTQLHSKSKISSSTFNTNANTSRRIETKAPKQLLDLFEGSDGIKEVESCEPEIPRISATNSASVLGTLKEDITVEKTTQHPASRPSGNPNPYYTQSTPSLPVLQTKFNKPSKGPQSAITSAPTAVEIEIPEELPDGTISTSTDQKTKPRSSTVSLTPLSYQQPPGLVRRLTVNNNKSSPRINESETTGASNSATDDISRATSGYNNISASNVHKRTPSPAKVLLSATGSPNKRVGSSPTNANGTNPASNLGAPPTMRPMTGVNESKDLLLHPLNAPHNSSGSSANLTSTSPSVVKPTVSEKEPTRVNVDFKKNNPNLKLQMPLPTTIARNKLLDPIANSAAGVPGNENINQFGVNTSSAKKNPVSMTPISEKHMDFGSALNGAANLGKVKRSPSVSHRKNSLNNEYTANHPSTSHSVLNAAVGATGSATASELNAFSHPGGPTSISNNSSNPGSATMAATMGDPHVMLPPPTILRMDMFQDVSSFGMGSGVKRHMDRKPQVLEELNILLQMFETGLPVIENTLKTQLESATSANTGNSVSSALNGNEVKNNNSSGSIAAPLATVSDVEDK, encoded by the coding sequence ATGATGAGAAAAATGGTGCCCGAAGGTGCGACGAGCAATACAGGGGAACACCCCACTCATACGGCTGTAACGAGTACGAGAAGTGCccccaagaagaaagatGACGATATCAACGCTGCCTTTAGACGAACGGAAGTCATCGGAAAAGGTAAGTTTGGTGTTGTCTATAAAGGTTACAACTTGAGGACGAAACACGTTTACGCAATAAAAGTGTTGAATTTGGATTcagacgaggatgaggTAGAGGATGTGCAGCGAGAAATACAATTTTTGGCTTCTTTGAAACAACTACCAAACGTTACAAGATACTATGGATcctacttgaagaacacaAGTCTTTGGATCATTATGGAATACTGTGCTGGTGGGTCCCTTCGGTCACTGCTTCGACCGGGGAAAATCgatgaaaaatatattggCGTGATAATGCGAGAGTTGTTGGTTGCCTTGAAATTCATTCACAAGGACAACATTATACACAGGGATATAAAGGCTGCCAACGTGTTGATAACCAATGAAGGTGGTGTGAAACTATGTGATTTCGGGGTAGCTGCACAGCTAAACCAAAGAACACTTCGAAGACAAACAATGGCTGGGACACCGTACTGGATGGCGCCTGAAGTTATCATGGAAGGTGTCTACTATGATACAAAAGTCGACATATGGTCGCTCGGTATTACTGCCTATGAAATTTCTACTGGGAATCCGCCCTACTGTGATGTGGAAGCGCTTCGAGCGATGCAACTGATCACTAAGTCGAAACCACCCAGATTAGAAGGTAGAAACTATACCCCACTCATAAAAGAGTTTATTGCATTATGTTTGGATGAAGATCCAAACGAAAGACTGTCAGCTGACGAATTGTTAAAGTCTAAATTCATAAAAGCGCATAAAACGACCCCCACTATCGTTCTGAAAGAGCTGATAACAAGATATCTATTGTTCAGagataaaaataatagGGAAAGCGTTATCGGTGTCGATGATGATAATAACAAGAGACAAAAACAGTCGGAAACTCCAGTTGTTGCAGAGTCTTCGGATAACACAGAGAATTCGCAATTGGATTTCAAGTGGGATTTTGATTCCTTAAGCTCAGCAGAGTACATCTTGGAGAACAACATTAACGTGGACGCAATTCCAGAGGAAAATAGCGAATGGGTTTCAGAGGCTCATGATCAATTCAATTATGCATACCCAGAAGAGGAGCAATTCTCTTATTATCAGACAGGAAATATTACGAAAAGCTTTTTCCAGGGCACCACCATTGGGGAAGGAATACCTACTACCATGTATCATGCTTCCACTCTAAATGCACCACAGCAAGCAACCAATACCGGGAATTACCATAGTAAACCACTTCCTGGGACGGGGACTCAGCTTCATTCCAAGAGTAAAATCAGTTCGAGTACATTTAATACGAACGCAAATACGAGTAGAAGAATTGAAACTAAAGCGCCCAAACAGTTGCTAGACTTGTTTGAAGGTAGTGATGGTATTAAAGAGGTAGAAAGTTGCGAACCTGAAATACCGCGAATATCAGCCACTAACTCTGCATCCGTCTTGGGGACTCTAAAGGAAGACATTACTGTAGAAAAGACCACACAGCATCCAGCATCGAGACCTAGTGGAAACCCAAATCCATACTACACACAGAGCACACCCTCTCTCCCAGTCTTACAaacaaaattcaacaaaCCGTCTAAGGGACCGCAGAGCGCAATAACGTCCGCACCCACGGCAGTTGAGATCGAAATACCAGAGGAGTTACCTGATGGAACGATATCCACATCTACAGATCAAAAGACGAAACCAAGGTCATCTACAGTTTCACTTACGCCGCTATCATATCAGCAACCGCCCGGGTTAGTAAGAAGATTGACCGttaacaacaacaagtcAAGCCCGCGGATCAACGAAAGCGAAACAACTGGCGCATCAAACTCGGCCACCGATGATATCTCTCGGGCTACCTCCGGTTATAACAACATCTCTGCTTCTAATGTACACAAACGGACGCCGTCACCGGCGAAGGTACTTCTTTCTGCCACTGGGTCCCCAAACAAACGAGTTGGTTCATCACCAACCAACGCAAACGGGACAAACCCGGCCTCCAATTTGGGCGCCCCGCCCACCATGAGACCCATGACTGGTGTAAACGAGAGTAAAGATTTGCTACTGCATCCGCTAAACGCACCGCACAATAGTAGTGGCAGTTCCGCAAACTTAACGTCCACCAGCCCGTCTGTGGTGAAACCGACAGTCTCTGAAAAGGAGCCTACGAGGGTAAATGtcgacttcaagaagaataaTCCCAATCTAAAACTACAAATGCCGTTACCGACCACAATTGCTAGGAATAAACTACTAGATCCCATAGCTAATAGCGCTGCAGGGGTGCCAGGCAATGAGAATATCAACCAATTTGGCGTGAACACAAGTTCAGCAAAGAAGAACCCTGTGTCCATGACGCCCATAAGCGAAAAGCACATGGATTTCGGAAGTGCGTTGAACGGTGCAGCTAATTTAGGCAAGGTCAAGAGAAGCCCAAGTGTATCCCACAGGAAgaattctttgaacaacgaATATACCGCGAACCATCCCTCAACGAGTCATTCGGTGTTGAACGCTGCGGTCGGCGCTACTGGAAGTGCCACTGCGTCGGAACTCAATGCATTTTCTCACCCAGGAGGGCCAACAAGTATATCTAACAACTCGTCGAATCCGGGGTCTGCAACAATGGCCGCTACGATGGGGGATCCCCACGTGATGCTTCCGCCTCCCACCATTTTGCGGATGGATATGTTCCAAGATGTAAGCTCGTTCGGGATGGGGTCCGGTGTCAAACGCCACATGGACCGCAAACCACAAGTTCTAGAAGAACTAAATATTCTACTCCAGATGTTCGAAACGGGGCTCCCAGTTATTGAGAACACGCTAAAGACACAGCTAGAATCAGCAACGTCCGCCAACACCGGTAACTCCGTATCTTCTGCACTGAACGGCAACGAGGTCAAGAATAACAACAGCAGTGGCAGCATCGCAGCTCCCTTGGCAACAGTCAGCGATGTAGAAGACAAGTAG